From Deinococcus sp. KSM4-11, a single genomic window includes:
- a CDS encoding NADPH-dependent F420 reductase produces MTTPTITIIGAGNMGRGIAHVAARGGHTVTIVDRSADDAQALASELQTAQAGSAVRAGTLDDPLGDVVVLATWYTNAQDIARQLGHRLDGKVVVDISNPLTPDFSGLAIGGTTSAAEELAAVIPSAHVVKAFNTTFAGTLVAGQVAGQPLDVLIAGNDADAKAILAAVVTAGGLRAIDVGPLERARQLEGLGYLGIQLQFTQHTNFASSWKFLA; encoded by the coding sequence CATCGCGCATGTCGCCGCACGCGGCGGCCACACGGTCACCATCGTCGACCGCAGCGCAGACGATGCGCAGGCCCTCGCCAGCGAACTCCAGACCGCACAGGCCGGCAGCGCCGTACGGGCGGGCACCCTCGACGACCCACTCGGTGACGTGGTGGTGCTCGCGACGTGGTACACGAACGCACAGGACATCGCCCGGCAGCTCGGACACCGGCTCGACGGCAAGGTCGTGGTAGACATCAGCAATCCCCTCACCCCTGACTTCAGCGGGCTCGCCATCGGCGGCACCACCAGCGCCGCCGAGGAACTCGCGGCCGTGATCCCGAGTGCCCACGTCGTGAAAGCCTTCAACACGACCTTTGCCGGCACCCTCGTGGCCGGGCAGGTGGCTGGTCAGCCGCTGGACGTGCTGATCGCCGGGAACGACGCAGACGCCAAAGCCATCCTCGCCGCCGTGGTGACGGCCGGGGGCCTGCGCGCAATCGACGTGGGGCCGCTGGAACGCGCCCGACAGCTCGAAGGCCTTGGCTATCTCGGCATCCAGCTCCAGTTCACGCAGCACACGAACTTCGCCAGCAGCTGGAAGTTCCTCGCCTGA